In the genome of Desulfofarcimen acetoxidans DSM 771, one region contains:
- a CDS encoding helix-turn-helix domain-containing protein has protein sequence MFTIRKLRIKYGVTQEKLAQKVGISRIYLSELENGRKKNPSTTLLEKIAKNFDVRVSELYE, from the coding sequence ATGTTTACAATAAGAAAGTTAAGAATTAAATACGGTGTTACACAAGAAAAGTTAGCCCAAAAGGTTGGTATTTCTAGGATTTACTTATCTGAACTAGAAAATGGACGCAAGAAAAATCCTTCAACTACGTTATTGGAGAAAATAGCCAAAAATTTTGATGTTAGGGTATCGGAACTATATGAATAA
- a CDS encoding helix-turn-helix domain-containing protein: protein MNIGIRIRELRKNSNINITQLAIKVGISRVYLSELERNIKTPPLETLERICSALNITLVDFFTENTLETICNNNYFNESTVPYKNIPDDIKSIIKESQKLNSSQLSIIKNLIKEITSQKLNGKYLEILDVLENNTIIVTVSGKPLELKNKIKLLEFLKNDFNTVDSKNDFTDKQDEKKYDK, encoded by the coding sequence ATGAATATAGGAATACGTATTAGAGAATTAAGAAAGAATTCTAATATCAACATTACACAACTGGCTATAAAAGTCGGAATATCAAGAGTTTATTTAAGTGAATTGGAAAGAAATATAAAGACTCCGCCACTGGAAACCCTTGAACGGATTTGCAGCGCGCTCAATATCACTCTGGTTGATTTTTTTACCGAAAACACATTGGAAACAATCTGTAATAATAATTATTTCAATGAATCTACTGTGCCCTATAAAAATATACCGGACGATATAAAATCTATAATAAAGGAATCTCAAAAACTTAACTCTTCTCAATTGTCTATAATTAAAAATCTAATTAAAGAAATAACTTCACAAAAACTTAATGGCAAGTACTTGGAGATATTAGATGTACTGGAAAATAACACAATAATAGTTACCGTTTCCGGTAAACCCTTAGAATTGAAGAATAAAATTAAACTGCTTGAGTTTCTTAAAAATGACTTCAATACAGTAGATTCTAAGAATGATTTTACTGATAAACAGGATGAAAAAAAATATGATAAATAG